The proteins below come from a single Ovis aries strain OAR_USU_Benz2616 breed Rambouillet chromosome 18, ARS-UI_Ramb_v3.0, whole genome shotgun sequence genomic window:
- the STRA6 gene encoding receptor for retinol uptake STRA6 isoform X1, which yields MSTQAAGNQTSSGATDDEDSYDSWYIDEPQGGQELQPEGLVPSCQPNVPPGLYHTCLAVLSILVLLLLATLVRRRQLWPRCGHGRPGLPSPVDFLAGDRPRAVPVAVFMVLFSSLCLLLPTEDPLPFLSLASPLGQDGEAETSRGPWKILALLYYPALYYPLAACATIRHGAAHLLGSLLSWAHLGVQVWQRAECPESPKIYKHYSLLASLPLLLGLGFLSLWYPVQLVRSFSHGAATGSKGLQSSYSEEYLRTLLCQKKLKSRLGAGASPESCPLPGSFRSSHTCKHGFASRAWIYFRHSIYIPQRGFRLPLKLVLSVTLTGTAIYQVALLLLVGVVPTIQKVRAGITTDVSYLLAGFGIVLSEDKQEVVELVKHHLWALEVCYISALVLSCLLTFLMLVHSLVTHRTNLRALHRGGALDIGPLTQSPHPSRQAIFCWMSFTAYQTAFTCLGLLVQQILFFLGTLTLAFLVFMPMLHGRNLLLLHYLKSSWPFWLTLVLAVTLQKVAAHWLFLDTHHGRPGLTNRRALSAATFLLFPINMLVGTMVAAWRVLLSALYNAVHLGRMDLSLLPLRAATLDPDGGQPGTPSCDSLLHPAPADSEAPAPRDPPGWPQTGGGRGRDSAATGQGPGGQRSGAQGPPRQGSLGSGVHTAAQPSSAGLPEDSPARCSGQRCPALSRGRLHCRVPASQPVPPRLSQRHHHGHGSPLLGPSSACRARGFSRTSRGSLWLDGSPSAL from the exons ATGTCCACCCAGGCAGCAGGGAACCAGACCTCCTCCGGGGCCACTGACGACGAGGATTCCTATGACAGCTGGTACATCGACGAGCCCCAGGGTGGCCAGGAGCTCCAGCCCGAGGG GCTGGTCCCCTCCTGCCAGCCCAACGTGCCACCCGGCCTCTACCACACCTGCCTGGCCGTGCTGTCG ATCCTCGTGTTGCTCCTGCTGGCCACGCTGGTGCGGCGCCGCCAGCTCTGGCCCCGCTGTGGGCATGGCAGGCCCGGGCTGCCCAG CCCTGTGGATTTCTTGGCTGGAGACAGGCCCCGGGCCGTGCCTGTCGCCGTCTTCATGGTCCTCTTCAGCTCCCTGTGCCTGCTGCTCCCCACCGAGGACCCGCTGCCTTTCCTGAGCCTCGCCTCACCACTCGGCCAAG atggggaagctgagactTCAAGag GGCCGTGGAAGATACTGGCTCTGCTCTATTACCCTGCCCTCTACTATCCGCTGGCTGCCTGTGCCACCATCAGACATGGAGCTGCCCACTTGCTCGGCAGCCTGCTGTCCTGGGCTCATCTGGGGGTCCAGGTCTGGCAAAGGGCAGAGTGTCCCGAGTCACCCAAG ATCTACAAGCACTACTCCCTGTTGGCCTCGCTGCCTCTCCTTCTGGGCCTCGGATTCCTGAGCCTTTGGTACCCAGTGCAGCTGGTGAGAAGCTTCAGTCATGGGGCAGCCACGGGTTCCAAG GGGCTGCAGAGCAGCTACTCTGAAGAATATCTGAGGACCCTCCTTTGCCAGAAGAAGCTGAAAAGCAG GCTCGGGGCAGGAGCTTCTCCTGAGAGCTGCCCCCTGCCTGGGTCTTTCCGCAGCTCCCACACCTGCAAGCATGGCTTCGCATCCCGGGCCTGGATCTACTTCAGACACTCCATCTACATTCCGCAGCGAG GATTCCGACTCCCCCTGAAGCTGGTGCTTTCAGTCACCCTGACAGGGACGGCCATCTACCAG gtggccctgctgctgctagtGGGTGTGGTACCCACCATCCAGAAGGTGAGGGCAGGGATCACCACGGACGTCTCCTACCTGCTGGCCGGCTTTGGGATCGTGCTCTCAGAGGACAAGCAGGAGGTGGTAGAGCTGGTGAAGCACCACCTGTGGGCTCTAGAAG TTTGCTACATCTCGGCCTTGGTCCTGTCTTGCTTGCTCACCTTCCTCATGCTGGTCCACTCGCTGGTGACACACAG GACCAACCTGCGAGCTCTGCACCGAGGGGGTGCCCTGGACATAGGCCCCCTGACCCAgagcccccacccctcccgccAGGCCATATTCTGTTGGATGAGCTTCACTGCCTACCAGACTGCTTTTACCTGCCTTG GACTCCTGGTACAGCAGATCCTCTTCTTCCTGGGGACCTTGACCCTGGCCTTCCTGGTGTTCATGCCCATGCTTCACGGCAGGAACCTCCTGCTCCTCCATTACCTGAAGTCCTCGTG GCCCTTCTGGCTGACCTTGGTCCTGGCTGTGACCCTGCAGAAGGTGGCCGCCCACTGGCTCTTTCTGGACACTCACCATGGACGCCCGGGGCTGACCAACCG AAGAGCACTCTCTGCAGccaccttccttctcttccccatcAACATGCTGGTGGGCACCATGGTGGCCGCCTGGAGAGTGCTCCTCTCCGCCCTCTACAATGCCGTCCACCTTGGCCGGATGGACCTCAGCCTGCTGCCGCTTAGAGCTGCCACTCTTGACCCCG ATGGAGGTCAGCCAGGCACACCCAGCTGCGACAGCCTTCTGCACCCTGCTCCTGCAGACTCAGAGGCCCCAGCCCCGCGTGACCCCCCGGGATGGCCTCAGactgggggaggaagaggaag GGATTCAGCTGCTACAGGCCAAGGACCTGGTGGCCAGAGGAGCGGGGCCCAGGGCCCGCCACGGCAGGGCTCGCTGGGGTCTGGCGTACACACTGCTGCACAACCCAGCTCTGCAGGCCTTCCGGAAGACAGCCCTGCCAGGTGCTCGGGCCAACGGTGCCCAGCCCTGAGCCGGGGAAGGCTGCACTGCCGtgtccctgcctcccagcccGTCCCTCCCCGGCTCTCCCAGCGTCATCACCATGGCCACGGCAGCCCCCTGCTTGGCCCCAGCTCTGCCTGCAGGGCCCGGGGATTTAGCAGAACCAGCCGGGGCTCGCTGTGGTTGGATGGAAGTCCGTCAGCACTATGA
- the STRA6 gene encoding receptor for retinol uptake STRA6 isoform X4, producing MSTQAAGNQTSSGATDDEDSYDSWYIDEPQGGQELQPEGLVPSCQPNVPPGLYHTCLAVLSILVLLLLATLVRRRQLWPRCGHGRPGLPSPVDFLAGDRPRAVPVAVFMVLFSSLCLLLPTEDPLPFLSLASPLGQDGEAETSRGPWKILALLYYPALYYPLAACATIRHGAAHLLGSLLSWAHLGVQVWQRAECPESPKIYKHYSLLASLPLLLGLGFLSLWYPVQLVRSFSHGAATGSKGLQSSYSEEYLRTLLCQKKLKSSSHTCKHGFASRAWIYFRHSIYIPQRGFRLPLKLVLSVTLTGTAIYQVALLLLVGVVPTIQKVRAGITTDVSYLLAGFGIVLSEDKQEVVELVKHHLWALEVCYISALVLSCLLTFLMLVHSLVTHRTNLRALHRGGALDIGPLTQSPHPSRQAIFCWMSFTAYQTAFTCLGLLVQQILFFLGTLTLAFLVFMPMLHGRNLLLLHYLKSSWPFWLTLVLAVTLQKVAAHWLFLDTHHGRPGLTNRRALSAATFLLFPINMLVGTMVAAWRVLLSALYNAVHLGRMDLSLLPLRAATLDPGYHTYCNFLKMEVSQAHPAATAFCTLLLQTQRPQPRVTPRDGLRLGEEEEGIQLLQAKDLVARGAGPRARHGRARWGLAYTLLHNPALQAFRKTALPGARANGAQP from the exons ATGTCCACCCAGGCAGCAGGGAACCAGACCTCCTCCGGGGCCACTGACGACGAGGATTCCTATGACAGCTGGTACATCGACGAGCCCCAGGGTGGCCAGGAGCTCCAGCCCGAGGG GCTGGTCCCCTCCTGCCAGCCCAACGTGCCACCCGGCCTCTACCACACCTGCCTGGCCGTGCTGTCG ATCCTCGTGTTGCTCCTGCTGGCCACGCTGGTGCGGCGCCGCCAGCTCTGGCCCCGCTGTGGGCATGGCAGGCCCGGGCTGCCCAG CCCTGTGGATTTCTTGGCTGGAGACAGGCCCCGGGCCGTGCCTGTCGCCGTCTTCATGGTCCTCTTCAGCTCCCTGTGCCTGCTGCTCCCCACCGAGGACCCGCTGCCTTTCCTGAGCCTCGCCTCACCACTCGGCCAAG atggggaagctgagactTCAAGag GGCCGTGGAAGATACTGGCTCTGCTCTATTACCCTGCCCTCTACTATCCGCTGGCTGCCTGTGCCACCATCAGACATGGAGCTGCCCACTTGCTCGGCAGCCTGCTGTCCTGGGCTCATCTGGGGGTCCAGGTCTGGCAAAGGGCAGAGTGTCCCGAGTCACCCAAG ATCTACAAGCACTACTCCCTGTTGGCCTCGCTGCCTCTCCTTCTGGGCCTCGGATTCCTGAGCCTTTGGTACCCAGTGCAGCTGGTGAGAAGCTTCAGTCATGGGGCAGCCACGGGTTCCAAG GGGCTGCAGAGCAGCTACTCTGAAGAATATCTGAGGACCCTCCTTTGCCAGAAGAAGCTGAAAAGCAG CTCCCACACCTGCAAGCATGGCTTCGCATCCCGGGCCTGGATCTACTTCAGACACTCCATCTACATTCCGCAGCGAG GATTCCGACTCCCCCTGAAGCTGGTGCTTTCAGTCACCCTGACAGGGACGGCCATCTACCAG gtggccctgctgctgctagtGGGTGTGGTACCCACCATCCAGAAGGTGAGGGCAGGGATCACCACGGACGTCTCCTACCTGCTGGCCGGCTTTGGGATCGTGCTCTCAGAGGACAAGCAGGAGGTGGTAGAGCTGGTGAAGCACCACCTGTGGGCTCTAGAAG TTTGCTACATCTCGGCCTTGGTCCTGTCTTGCTTGCTCACCTTCCTCATGCTGGTCCACTCGCTGGTGACACACAG GACCAACCTGCGAGCTCTGCACCGAGGGGGTGCCCTGGACATAGGCCCCCTGACCCAgagcccccacccctcccgccAGGCCATATTCTGTTGGATGAGCTTCACTGCCTACCAGACTGCTTTTACCTGCCTTG GACTCCTGGTACAGCAGATCCTCTTCTTCCTGGGGACCTTGACCCTGGCCTTCCTGGTGTTCATGCCCATGCTTCACGGCAGGAACCTCCTGCTCCTCCATTACCTGAAGTCCTCGTG GCCCTTCTGGCTGACCTTGGTCCTGGCTGTGACCCTGCAGAAGGTGGCCGCCCACTGGCTCTTTCTGGACACTCACCATGGACGCCCGGGGCTGACCAACCG AAGAGCACTCTCTGCAGccaccttccttctcttccccatcAACATGCTGGTGGGCACCATGGTGGCCGCCTGGAGAGTGCTCCTCTCCGCCCTCTACAATGCCGTCCACCTTGGCCGGATGGACCTCAGCCTGCTGCCGCTTAGAGCTGCCACTCTTGACCCCG GCTACCACACATATTGCAACTTCTTGAAGATGGAGGTCAGCCAGGCACACCCAGCTGCGACAGCCTTCTGCACCCTGCTCCTGCAGACTCAGAGGCCCCAGCCCCGCGTGACCCCCCGGGATGGCCTCAGactgggggaggaagaggaag GGATTCAGCTGCTACAGGCCAAGGACCTGGTGGCCAGAGGAGCGGGGCCCAGGGCCCGCCACGGCAGGGCTCGCTGGGGTCTGGCGTACACACTGCTGCACAACCCAGCTCTGCAGGCCTTCCGGAAGACAGCCCTGCCAGGTGCTCGGGCCAACGGTGCCCAGCCCTGA
- the STRA6 gene encoding receptor for retinol uptake STRA6 isoform X2 — MSTQAAGNQTSSGATDDEDSYDSWYIDEPQGGQELQPEGLVPSCQPNVPPGLYHTCLAVLSILVLLLLATLVRRRQLWPRCGHGRPGLPSPVDFLAGDRPRAVPVAVFMVLFSSLCLLLPTEDPLPFLSLASPLGQDGEAETSRGPWKILALLYYPALYYPLAACATIRHGAAHLLGSLLSWAHLGVQVWQRAECPESPKIYKHYSLLASLPLLLGLGFLSLWYPVQLVRSFSHGAATGSKGLQSSYSEEYLRTLLCQKKLKSSSHTCKHGFASRAWIYFRHSIYIPQRGFRLPLKLVLSVTLTGTAIYQVALLLLVGVVPTIQKVRAGITTDVSYLLAGFGIVLSEDKQEVVELVKHHLWALEVCYISALVLSCLLTFLMLVHSLVTHRTNLRALHRGGALDIGPLTQSPHPSRQAIFCWMSFTAYQTAFTCLGLLVQQILFFLGTLTLAFLVFMPMLHGRNLLLLHYLKSSWPFWLTLVLAVTLQKVAAHWLFLDTHHGRPGLTNRRALSAATFLLFPINMLVGTMVAAWRVLLSALYNAVHLGRMDLSLLPLRAATLDPDGGQPGTPSCDSLLHPAPADSEAPAPRDPPGWPQTGGGRGRDSAATGQGPGGQRSGAQGPPRQGSLGSGVHTAAQPSSAGLPEDSPARCSGQRCPALSRGRLHCRVPASQPVPPRLSQRHHHGHGSPLLGPSSACRARGFSRTSRGSLWLDGSPSAL, encoded by the exons ATGTCCACCCAGGCAGCAGGGAACCAGACCTCCTCCGGGGCCACTGACGACGAGGATTCCTATGACAGCTGGTACATCGACGAGCCCCAGGGTGGCCAGGAGCTCCAGCCCGAGGG GCTGGTCCCCTCCTGCCAGCCCAACGTGCCACCCGGCCTCTACCACACCTGCCTGGCCGTGCTGTCG ATCCTCGTGTTGCTCCTGCTGGCCACGCTGGTGCGGCGCCGCCAGCTCTGGCCCCGCTGTGGGCATGGCAGGCCCGGGCTGCCCAG CCCTGTGGATTTCTTGGCTGGAGACAGGCCCCGGGCCGTGCCTGTCGCCGTCTTCATGGTCCTCTTCAGCTCCCTGTGCCTGCTGCTCCCCACCGAGGACCCGCTGCCTTTCCTGAGCCTCGCCTCACCACTCGGCCAAG atggggaagctgagactTCAAGag GGCCGTGGAAGATACTGGCTCTGCTCTATTACCCTGCCCTCTACTATCCGCTGGCTGCCTGTGCCACCATCAGACATGGAGCTGCCCACTTGCTCGGCAGCCTGCTGTCCTGGGCTCATCTGGGGGTCCAGGTCTGGCAAAGGGCAGAGTGTCCCGAGTCACCCAAG ATCTACAAGCACTACTCCCTGTTGGCCTCGCTGCCTCTCCTTCTGGGCCTCGGATTCCTGAGCCTTTGGTACCCAGTGCAGCTGGTGAGAAGCTTCAGTCATGGGGCAGCCACGGGTTCCAAG GGGCTGCAGAGCAGCTACTCTGAAGAATATCTGAGGACCCTCCTTTGCCAGAAGAAGCTGAAAAGCAG CTCCCACACCTGCAAGCATGGCTTCGCATCCCGGGCCTGGATCTACTTCAGACACTCCATCTACATTCCGCAGCGAG GATTCCGACTCCCCCTGAAGCTGGTGCTTTCAGTCACCCTGACAGGGACGGCCATCTACCAG gtggccctgctgctgctagtGGGTGTGGTACCCACCATCCAGAAGGTGAGGGCAGGGATCACCACGGACGTCTCCTACCTGCTGGCCGGCTTTGGGATCGTGCTCTCAGAGGACAAGCAGGAGGTGGTAGAGCTGGTGAAGCACCACCTGTGGGCTCTAGAAG TTTGCTACATCTCGGCCTTGGTCCTGTCTTGCTTGCTCACCTTCCTCATGCTGGTCCACTCGCTGGTGACACACAG GACCAACCTGCGAGCTCTGCACCGAGGGGGTGCCCTGGACATAGGCCCCCTGACCCAgagcccccacccctcccgccAGGCCATATTCTGTTGGATGAGCTTCACTGCCTACCAGACTGCTTTTACCTGCCTTG GACTCCTGGTACAGCAGATCCTCTTCTTCCTGGGGACCTTGACCCTGGCCTTCCTGGTGTTCATGCCCATGCTTCACGGCAGGAACCTCCTGCTCCTCCATTACCTGAAGTCCTCGTG GCCCTTCTGGCTGACCTTGGTCCTGGCTGTGACCCTGCAGAAGGTGGCCGCCCACTGGCTCTTTCTGGACACTCACCATGGACGCCCGGGGCTGACCAACCG AAGAGCACTCTCTGCAGccaccttccttctcttccccatcAACATGCTGGTGGGCACCATGGTGGCCGCCTGGAGAGTGCTCCTCTCCGCCCTCTACAATGCCGTCCACCTTGGCCGGATGGACCTCAGCCTGCTGCCGCTTAGAGCTGCCACTCTTGACCCCG ATGGAGGTCAGCCAGGCACACCCAGCTGCGACAGCCTTCTGCACCCTGCTCCTGCAGACTCAGAGGCCCCAGCCCCGCGTGACCCCCCGGGATGGCCTCAGactgggggaggaagaggaag GGATTCAGCTGCTACAGGCCAAGGACCTGGTGGCCAGAGGAGCGGGGCCCAGGGCCCGCCACGGCAGGGCTCGCTGGGGTCTGGCGTACACACTGCTGCACAACCCAGCTCTGCAGGCCTTCCGGAAGACAGCCCTGCCAGGTGCTCGGGCCAACGGTGCCCAGCCCTGAGCCGGGGAAGGCTGCACTGCCGtgtccctgcctcccagcccGTCCCTCCCCGGCTCTCCCAGCGTCATCACCATGGCCACGGCAGCCCCCTGCTTGGCCCCAGCTCTGCCTGCAGGGCCCGGGGATTTAGCAGAACCAGCCGGGGCTCGCTGTGGTTGGATGGAAGTCCGTCAGCACTATGA
- the STRA6 gene encoding receptor for retinol uptake STRA6 isoform X3, with translation MSTQAAGNQTSSGATDDEDSYDSWYIDEPQGGQELQPEGLVPSCQPNVPPGLYHTCLAVLSILVLLLLATLVRRRQLWPRCGHGRPGLPSPVDFLAGDRPRAVPVAVFMVLFSSLCLLLPTEDPLPFLSLASPLGQDGEAETSRGPWKILALLYYPALYYPLAACATIRHGAAHLLGSLLSWAHLGVQVWQRAECPESPKIYKHYSLLASLPLLLGLGFLSLWYPVQLVRSFSHGAATGSKGLQSSYSEEYLRTLLCQKKLKSRLGAGASPESCPLPGSFRSSHTCKHGFASRAWIYFRHSIYIPQRGFRLPLKLVLSVTLTGTAIYQVALLLLVGVVPTIQKVRAGITTDVSYLLAGFGIVLSEDKQEVVELVKHHLWALEVCYISALVLSCLLTFLMLVHSLVTHRTNLRALHRGGALDIGPLTQSPHPSRQAIFCWMSFTAYQTAFTCLGLLVQQILFFLGTLTLAFLVFMPMLHGRNLLLLHYLKSSWPFWLTLVLAVTLQKVAAHWLFLDTHHGRPGLTNRRALSAATFLLFPINMLVGTMVAAWRVLLSALYNAVHLGRMDLSLLPLRAATLDPGYHTYCNFLKMEVSQAHPAATAFCTLLLQTQRPQPRVTPRDGLRLGEEEEGIQLLQAKDLVARGAGPRARHGRARWGLAYTLLHNPALQAFRKTALPGARANGAQP, from the exons ATGTCCACCCAGGCAGCAGGGAACCAGACCTCCTCCGGGGCCACTGACGACGAGGATTCCTATGACAGCTGGTACATCGACGAGCCCCAGGGTGGCCAGGAGCTCCAGCCCGAGGG GCTGGTCCCCTCCTGCCAGCCCAACGTGCCACCCGGCCTCTACCACACCTGCCTGGCCGTGCTGTCG ATCCTCGTGTTGCTCCTGCTGGCCACGCTGGTGCGGCGCCGCCAGCTCTGGCCCCGCTGTGGGCATGGCAGGCCCGGGCTGCCCAG CCCTGTGGATTTCTTGGCTGGAGACAGGCCCCGGGCCGTGCCTGTCGCCGTCTTCATGGTCCTCTTCAGCTCCCTGTGCCTGCTGCTCCCCACCGAGGACCCGCTGCCTTTCCTGAGCCTCGCCTCACCACTCGGCCAAG atggggaagctgagactTCAAGag GGCCGTGGAAGATACTGGCTCTGCTCTATTACCCTGCCCTCTACTATCCGCTGGCTGCCTGTGCCACCATCAGACATGGAGCTGCCCACTTGCTCGGCAGCCTGCTGTCCTGGGCTCATCTGGGGGTCCAGGTCTGGCAAAGGGCAGAGTGTCCCGAGTCACCCAAG ATCTACAAGCACTACTCCCTGTTGGCCTCGCTGCCTCTCCTTCTGGGCCTCGGATTCCTGAGCCTTTGGTACCCAGTGCAGCTGGTGAGAAGCTTCAGTCATGGGGCAGCCACGGGTTCCAAG GGGCTGCAGAGCAGCTACTCTGAAGAATATCTGAGGACCCTCCTTTGCCAGAAGAAGCTGAAAAGCAG GCTCGGGGCAGGAGCTTCTCCTGAGAGCTGCCCCCTGCCTGGGTCTTTCCGCAGCTCCCACACCTGCAAGCATGGCTTCGCATCCCGGGCCTGGATCTACTTCAGACACTCCATCTACATTCCGCAGCGAG GATTCCGACTCCCCCTGAAGCTGGTGCTTTCAGTCACCCTGACAGGGACGGCCATCTACCAG gtggccctgctgctgctagtGGGTGTGGTACCCACCATCCAGAAGGTGAGGGCAGGGATCACCACGGACGTCTCCTACCTGCTGGCCGGCTTTGGGATCGTGCTCTCAGAGGACAAGCAGGAGGTGGTAGAGCTGGTGAAGCACCACCTGTGGGCTCTAGAAG TTTGCTACATCTCGGCCTTGGTCCTGTCTTGCTTGCTCACCTTCCTCATGCTGGTCCACTCGCTGGTGACACACAG GACCAACCTGCGAGCTCTGCACCGAGGGGGTGCCCTGGACATAGGCCCCCTGACCCAgagcccccacccctcccgccAGGCCATATTCTGTTGGATGAGCTTCACTGCCTACCAGACTGCTTTTACCTGCCTTG GACTCCTGGTACAGCAGATCCTCTTCTTCCTGGGGACCTTGACCCTGGCCTTCCTGGTGTTCATGCCCATGCTTCACGGCAGGAACCTCCTGCTCCTCCATTACCTGAAGTCCTCGTG GCCCTTCTGGCTGACCTTGGTCCTGGCTGTGACCCTGCAGAAGGTGGCCGCCCACTGGCTCTTTCTGGACACTCACCATGGACGCCCGGGGCTGACCAACCG AAGAGCACTCTCTGCAGccaccttccttctcttccccatcAACATGCTGGTGGGCACCATGGTGGCCGCCTGGAGAGTGCTCCTCTCCGCCCTCTACAATGCCGTCCACCTTGGCCGGATGGACCTCAGCCTGCTGCCGCTTAGAGCTGCCACTCTTGACCCCG GCTACCACACATATTGCAACTTCTTGAAGATGGAGGTCAGCCAGGCACACCCAGCTGCGACAGCCTTCTGCACCCTGCTCCTGCAGACTCAGAGGCCCCAGCCCCGCGTGACCCCCCGGGATGGCCTCAGactgggggaggaagaggaag GGATTCAGCTGCTACAGGCCAAGGACCTGGTGGCCAGAGGAGCGGGGCCCAGGGCCCGCCACGGCAGGGCTCGCTGGGGTCTGGCGTACACACTGCTGCACAACCCAGCTCTGCAGGCCTTCCGGAAGACAGCCCTGCCAGGTGCTCGGGCCAACGGTGCCCAGCCCTGA